The following proteins come from a genomic window of Oncorhynchus masou masou isolate Uvic2021 chromosome 25, UVic_Omas_1.1, whole genome shotgun sequence:
- the LOC135513897 gene encoding prominin-2-like isoform X3 codes for MHPGLYHVETSARIIEDSLTSITQKIKVIMEQYSIPKEEISKEMNDADDIIGATIISSFNTDVDEYLIDLSVSIEDAIGTFENLQLYQTTRTDLQANHTTLQNGIQGLQSRVESLGKCPTCDIPNPSNLTTVANYYLIPSVDDKLNDMPPASSLAGLIEQGNLTFHAIPQKCSEQVAPTIAALMSVLNESQEELLNTSHRFPSLESLIEAVSDCKTTVRHFADPVDYYDFVRWAVSLTLCMVMLVIVVLMVVALSLGLPVFFYPTIYSTYQDARLEHTAIGLYRAAVVASFVFSWLFILLVFIVLFFGGNAHTLGCRSWTHGQLFGFLDQQKNIFSSLNNISQSFNISQSPNISQETNSETQQIQPSTSAIYHGCKSGQSLFHSMHMEQHFDLEDFLNASKYLDGFNETAQNMSVNLDGLKLLSDNGRQGLLSFKQCGIDSINYHEQLLLLSTPVLKTDLGLFANELDKKAEVPENGQIKEELKKEAETSRYLNTIVKLQQTNAAKMSQIVSALKTISTVYKANVDKTLESLTQTEVALHNQLPYIVGNVSQCIMDKGEQSLLRYLDWVRHAILYKVLDCHWLAVSLDNVYTAVCLNVVDPLNAFWLCLGWCCAFLVPGVIFSIYTARRLKPEPTISKDTSTLPEKKTENMKCHTEKAASNNYMSLEEVHEMSMVSEYIKSKKCED; via the exons ATGCACCCAGGCCTGTATCATGTAGAGACCAGCGCCAGGATCATTGAAGACTCTCTAACTTCAATTACACAG AAAATTAAGGTCATTATGGAACAGTACTCCATTCCCAAAGAAGAAATCTCAAaggaaatgaatg ATGCTGACGACATCATTGGTGCAACAATCATCTCCTCTTTCAACACTGATGTCGACGAATATCTCATAGACTTATCTGTCTCCATCGAAG ATGCTATTGGAACCTTTGAGAACCTGCAGCTGTATCAGACGACCAGGACAGACCTGCAGGCCAATCACACAACCCTGCAGAACGGCATCCAGGGACTCCAGAGCCGAGTGGAGAGTCTGGGGAAATGCCCCACCTGTGACATCCCCAACCCTAGCAACCTGACTACTGTTGCTAACTACTACCTG ATCCCCAGTGTGGATGACAAGTTGAATGATATGCCTCCTGCATCCAGCCTCGCAGGCCTCATTGAACAG GGGAACCTAACCTTCCATGCCATTCCACAAAAGTGCTCAGAGCAAGTGGCTCCCACAATAGCAG CTCTCATGTCAGTGCTGAATGAATCCCAAGAAGAGTTGCTGAACACCAGCCATAGGTTCCCCTCGCTGGAGTCTCTCATTGAGGCTGTGTCTGACTGTAAAACCACTGTGAGACACTTTGCAGACCCAGTAGATTACTACGACTTTGTCAG GTGGGCAGTGTCATTGACACTCTGCATGGTGATGCTGGTCATAGTGGTTCTGATGGTGGTTGCTCTCTCTCTGGGACTGCCTGTGTTCTTCTACCCTACGATTTACTCCACATACCAAGATGCTCGACTGGAACACACAGCAATTGGCCTGTATAGAGC agctgtagtAGCAAGCTTCGTGTTTTCCTGGCTTTTCATCCTCTTGGTCTTTATTGTGTTGTTTTTCGGGGGGAATGCCCACACCCTGGGCTGCCGGAGCTGGACCCATGGACAGCTCTTTGGG TTCTTAGACCAGCAGAAGAATATTTTCAGCAGCCTAAACAACATCAGTCAAAGCTTCAACATCAGTCAAAGCCCCAATATCAGTCAAGAGACCAACTCTGAGACCCAACAGATTCAGCCCAGCACCTCAGCAATATACCA TGGCTGTAAGAGTGGACAGTCATTGTTCCACAGCATGCACATGGAGCAGCACTTTGATCTGGAGGACTTCCTCAATGCCAGCAAG TACTTGGATGGATTCAATGAGACTGCTCAGAATATGTCAGTCAATCTGGATGGCTTGAAACTGCTATCTGACAATGGCAGACAGGGCCTACTGAGCTTTAAACAGTGTGGGATAGACAGCATCAACTACCATGAGCAATTACTACTG CTAAGCACACCAGTGTTGAAGACAGACCTTGGATTATTTGCCAATGAACTGGATAAGAAGGCAGAAGTTCCT gaaaatggtcaaattaagGAAGAGTTGAAAAAAGAGGCAGAAACATCCAGATATCTGAACACCATCGTTAAGCTACAGCAGACAAATGCA GCAAAAATGAGCCAAATTGTGAGTGCCTTGAAGACTATCAGCACAGTCTACAAG GCTAATGTAGACAAAACTCTGGAAAGTTTGACCCAGACAGAAGTGGCACTCCACAACCAGCTTCCTTACATTGTGGGAAAT GTGTCTCAGTGTATCATGGATAAAGGAGAACAATCCCTGCTTCGATACCTAGATTGGGTCCGTCATGCG ATCTTATATAAGGTCCTGGATTGCCATTGGCTTGCTGTGTCACTGGACAATGTGTATACAGCAGTCTGTCTCAATGTGGTTGATCCATTG AATGCATTCTGGCTGTGTCTGGGATGGTGTTGTGCATTCCTGGTCCCTGGAGTGATCTTCAGCATCTATACAGCCAGGCGATTGAAGCCAGAGCCCACCATTAG TAAGGATACATCAACCTTGcctgagaagaagacagagaataTGAAATGCCATACAGAGAAAGCTGCATCCAACAACTACATGAGCTTAGAAGAAGTCCATGAGATGAGCATGGTTTCTGAATACATCAAAAGCAAAAAATGTGAAGACTAA
- the LOC135513899 gene encoding cytotoxic granule associated RNA binding protein TIA1-like, with product MMMMMDDEQPKTLYVGNLSRDVTEPLILQVFTQIGPCKSCKMIFDTAGNDPYCFVEFYEHRHAAASLSAMNGRKIMGKEVKVNWATTPSSQKKDTSNHFHVFVGDLSPEITTDDVKAAFGPFGRISDARVVKDIATGKSKGYGFVSFFNKWDAENAIQQMGGQWLGGRQIRTNWATRKPPAPKTTYETNTKHLAFDEVVNQSSPSNCTVYCGGVSTGLTEQLMRQTFTPFGQIMEIRVFPDKGYSFVRFNSHEGAAHAIVSVNGTSIEGHMVKCYWGKETPDMISSMQQVQQVPQQNKVGFAAQPYGQYAQWYGNAQQIGQYVPNGWQVPTYGVYGQAQAWNQQGFHHLLASAGWTGVSALGNGGVMEVTQGLNGSMLANQASMGATGYPTH from the exons atgatgatgatgatggacgACGAACAGCCCAAAACCCT GTATGTAGGGAACCTGTCTAGGGATGTCACTGAGCCCCTCATCCTACAGGTTTTCACACAGATCGGCCCCTGCAAGAGCTGTAAAATGATTTTTGAT ACTGCAGGCAATGATCCATACTGCTTTGTGGAGTTCTATGAACACAGGCATGCTGCTGCTTCGCTGTCTGCCATGAATGGACGTAAAATTATGGGTAAG gaggttAAAGTCAACTGGGCCACAACACCAAGCAGTCAGAAGAAAGACACAAGCA ATCATTTCCATGTCTTTGTTGGAGATCTCAGCCCCGAAATCACAACAGATGATGTCAAAGCTGCCTTTGGCCCATTTGGGAGGATATC GGATGCTCGTGTGGTCAAAGATATTGCCACAGGGAAATCTAAAGGCTATGGTTTTGTCTCTTTCTTCAACAAGTGG GATGCAGAGAATGCCATTCAGCAGATGGGTGGCCAATGGCTAGGTGGCAGACAGATCAGGACCAACTGGGCCACTAGAAAACCCCCAGCCCCTAAAACCACCTATGAAA CCAACACCAAGCACCTGGCCTTTGATGAGGTAGTGAACCAGTCAAGCCCCAGTAACTGCACTGTTTACTGTGGGGGAGTCAGCACTGGTCTAACAG AACAATTGATGAGACAGACCTTCACCCCCTTTGGACAAATCATGGAAATCCGTGTGTTCCCAGACAAAGGATATTCCTTTGTGAG GTTTAACTCTCACGAGGGAGCAGCCCATGCAATTGTGTCTGTGAATGGTACTTCGATAGAGGGACATATGGTGAAGTGTTACTGGGGTAAAGAGACCCCGGACATGATTAGCTCTATGCAGCAGGTTCAGCAAGTTCCCCAG CAGAACAAAGTGGGCTTTGCAGCCCAGCCCTATGGCCAGTATGCCCAGTGGTACGGCAATGCCCAGCAGATTGGCCAGTATGTCCCCAATGGGTGGCAGGTACCCACCTATGGCGTTTACGGCCAGGCCCAGGCCTGGAACCAGCAGGGTTTTCA TCACTTACTGGCCAGTGCTGGGTGGACAGGTGTGAGTGCCCTCGGTAATGGTGGGGTTATGGAAGTTACACAGGGATTGAATGGGAGTATGCTAGCAAACCAGGCCAGTATGGGAGCCACAGGATACCCCACACACTGA